The window GGCCTGGCGGGGGGCCCTGTCGACGGGGTGGCCCGTGGTGGTGTCGGCGGGGCGTGCGGGGCATGCCGACACTCTCTCGGTGTGCCGGACGGAGTCCATGACGGATGTTCAGGGTCCGAGAGGGTGAGTGGGTGTCATGAAGTCGCTCAGACGGCCTAATCGACTCCCAAATAAGCCTGCAGTTCTACTTATTGATGGCTCGTCATATCTGTGACGCGTGTGCCGTACCGGCTGCTTTTACGCCCGTTCGGCCCTCTGGCGTCACGCTTTCGATGTATCCGATATGACAGGTAAAGGCCCCATAAGTACTTTTAATTCAGGCCGGTTGCCCGGCCGACCCTCAGAGACAAGGGAGAATGACATGACGACGCGTACCGTCGCCGTGACCGCCGCCGCAGTGGGCGCCGCGGTCCTCGCAACTACTGGTATCACCTATGCCTCGGCCGCTGGTTCCCCCCAGGCTGCCCCGTCCGTCCAGCAGGCCGCGCCGGCCGTCCAGCAGGGTGCCCCTGCGGCGGCTCCGCTCGGTGGCGAAGGCGGCAACGAAGGCGGAGTCGCGGGCGGGAAGGGCAATGAAGGAGGCGGCTACGGGGGTGGCGGTGGCTACGGTGGTGGCCACGGCTACAAGTACGAAGGCCGGATCTTCATCAACGAGCGGTCGTACTCGGCCCGCTCGGAGGAGGGCTGCATCACTGTGGTCAGCGGGCTGGGCTCGCGGAGCTTCAACGTTCGCAACGACAGCCACCGGTCTGTGGAGCTCTTCCGTGGGGCGACCTGCGACAACGGCTCCCCGGTCGCCACTGTCGGTCCCTGGAGCACCAGCAACGGTGTCTTCACCCGCCACGTCCGCGGTGGCGTGAAGGTTCGCAATGGCGTCGTGGGCAGCTTCCGAGTGGTCAGGGACCACTACGGCAACAAGTGGTAACAGCCCCACCCGCCCAACACGGAAACTCCGGCCCGTCGGAATCGGGCCGGGGTTTCCGGCGCATGGGGGGAGACTCCGCGGCGAATGCGCCGGCTCCGGACGGCACATGCATGAACCGCGCCCTGCGTCCCATACACCCTCTACGCGATGATAGGTGTTCACCGAGTTCCCCGCGTGTCGCGGCAGGTGGACGCGGTCGGCCGCAGTCCTGCCAACCTGCCCCAGGCCCCGTGCCCTTGGGGTCCCCGAACACCGTGCGATCAGGGCCTGCGGACTACACCGAAAGGGGTCCGGAGCGTGGTCCGGAGAGGTGCGGCGACGATGTCATTCGTTCACAGGTATGTTGGGGACACCGCCGCCGTCAGCACGCGGTGCGGGGTGCCTCCGCCGTCGGCCGCCACGGCGTAGAGGTCCGCGCCGTAGTCGCCCGGGAGCGCGTACGTGAGAGTGGTGTCGTCCTGCCAGACCGCCTGGTCGTCCACGCTGCGGGTTTCGGCCAGGGGGTGGTCCCTGAGCGTGCGCAGGTCCATGACGTGCAGTCGCCACGGGGCGTCGGCGGGCAGGCCTTTGTCGCGGCTCTTGTAAGCGATGCGGGTGCCATCGGGGGAGAGTGAGGGGCACTCCACGTTCGTCCGGAGCGTGGTGAGCGTGCGGGTGCGCAGGTCGCCCCGTACCAGATAGGTCCTGCCCTTGGTGGCGAGCGTCGCGTAGAAGTGCCGGTCGTCGGCCGCGAAGGTGACGCCCCAGAAGTTGACGTCCGCGGCCCGGTAACGGTGGCCGTCCTTGCGTATCGCGAAGCCCTCCAGGCTCGGGGTGAGCTTGCCGGTGCGGGTGTCGAGGATTGCCGCGCGGGTGGAGAAGTTCGTGCCGGCGTAGCTGTCACCGCCTACGAAGACCGTCCAGGCCGCCAGCCGTCCGCTGGGGGAGACCCGGGCGCGGGAGGGAATGCCGGGGATCGTGTAGTGCGCCTGCTCCCTGAGGTGCGTGTCGAGGATCGTGGCCCGGTAGCTGTCCTGTACCGCCCCGTGCACGGCCTGGAGGCAGACTCCGGTGCCTGAAGCCGCGTAGAACCGCAGGCACTTGACGCCCGACGCCGTGCGGGCACCCGTGGGTGACGCCGCCGGGACCGTCGTCAGCTCGTCGCGGTGCGGCCCCCACGCCATGTTCCGGAACACGATCCGCCGCTTGTCGGTAAGTGTGACCCGGCCCGCGGCGATCGTCGGGCCGTCCGGCCGGGCCACGTCACGCCGTTCGGAGCGCGCGGCAGCGTGCAGCACGGAGGTCGTGGCGACCGCCGCGAGCACGGTGACCGCGCAGACGAGGACGAGCAGCTTGGTGCGGGCGTTCGTCATACGGAAACCTTCGCGGTCGGGCCAAGACGGAACGAGAAGACGGCGCACACGGCGAGCGCCACCGCAGCCGCCAGCAGCGCCGTGCGGTCGCCCCACGCCGTCCACGCGGCGCCGAACGCCAGCGAGCAGACGAACCGGGCGACGGCCTGCCCGGTCTGCACCAGGGCGAGCCCCGACGAACGCAGTTCCTCGGGCACGCTCTCCGACGCCGCCGCCATCAGAATGCCGTCCGTGGCCGCGTAGAACGAACCGTGCAGGATGAGCACGACGTACGGGAGCGCCGTGCCGTGCCAGGACGAGAGCAGCAGTCCGTACGCGGCGAGCAGCGCCCCGTGGCCGGCGAGGAACACCCGCCAGGGGCCAACCCGGTCCGCGAGCCGCCCCAGTGGCAGGGCGAGCAGCAGGAAGGCGGCGGCGGTCCCGATCGGCAGGAGCGCGAACCAGCGGTCGGGCACGCCGAGGCGGCGCTGGAGGAGCAGGTAGACGAACGAGTCGCTGACGGTCGCAAGGCCGAGCAGCAGGGCGCAGATGCAGATGCGCCGGATGCCTGGCCGCCGCAGGAGGGCGAGGGCGGCTCGGAGCGTGGTGCGGGGCCGCTGGGCCGCGGGGTCGGCACGGCGTGCGGCTGCCCCGCCCGGCACGAACAGGACCAGCACAAGCACGCCGATTACCGCGACGCAGAAGCTCACCGTGAACACCGCGTCGTAGCCGTCGACCGTGGCACGCAGGATCAGGAAGGCGGCGAGCGGACCGAGCAGGGCGCCCGCGGTGTCCATCGCGCGGTGGACGCCGAAGGCACGGCCGCGGGCCTCCGGTGGCGATGACAAGGAGATCAGAGCGTCGCGCGGCGCGGTGCGCAGGCCCTTGCCGGTGCGGTCGGCCGCGAGGACGAGGCCTATGGGCGTGAGGGTGTGGGCGATGAGGAGAAGGGGTTTGCACAGCGCCGAGAGGCTGTAGCCGATGATCGCGACGGGCTTGTGGCGCCCGCCGCCCCGGTCCGCGGAGTGTCCGCCGACCAGCCGCACCAGGGCCGAGAAGCCGTTGTAGACGCCGTCCAGGAACCCGA is drawn from Streptomyces sp. NBC_01717 and contains these coding sequences:
- a CDS encoding TolB family protein, encoding MTNARTKLLVLVCAVTVLAAVATTSVLHAAARSERRDVARPDGPTIAAGRVTLTDKRRIVFRNMAWGPHRDELTTVPAASPTGARTASGVKCLRFYAASGTGVCLQAVHGAVQDSYRATILDTHLREQAHYTIPGIPSRARVSPSGRLAAWTVFVGGDSYAGTNFSTRAAILDTRTGKLTPSLEGFAIRKDGHRYRAADVNFWGVTFAADDRHFYATLATKGRTYLVRGDLRTRTLTTLRTNVECPSLSPDGTRIAYKSRDKGLPADAPWRLHVMDLRTLRDHPLAETRSVDDQAVWQDDTTLTYALPGDYGADLYAVAADGGGTPHRVLTAAVSPTYL
- a CDS encoding MFS transporter, with protein sequence MYVADSRATRARSAERATGPGTPPARRRVAVAPTVLALGTVSLITDVSSEMVTAVLPLYLVAGLGLSPLGFGFLDGVYNGFSALVRLVGGHSADRGGGRHKPVAIIGYSLSALCKPLLLIAHTLTPIGLVLAADRTGKGLRTAPRDALISLSSPPEARGRAFGVHRAMDTAGALLGPLAAFLILRATVDGYDAVFTVSFCVAVIGVLVLVLFVPGGAAARRADPAAQRPRTTLRAALALLRRPGIRRICICALLLGLATVSDSFVYLLLQRRLGVPDRWFALLPIGTAAAFLLLALPLGRLADRVGPWRVFLAGHGALLAAYGLLLSSWHGTALPYVVLILHGSFYAATDGILMAAASESVPEELRSSGLALVQTGQAVARFVCSLAFGAAWTAWGDRTALLAAAVALAVCAVFSFRLGPTAKVSV